A portion of the Algisphaera agarilytica genome contains these proteins:
- the greA gene encoding transcription elongation factor GreA yields the protein MEFITQEEKERIEAKLQELIDRRPEVTARIAEARSHGDLKENAEYHAARDDQGMDEAEIRRLTERLQNAQVADDMELPENMVFLGSIVKLKDLDDGDEDLYKLVGEASGNFDADEIEVTVSSPLGEALMKASVGDTIKAELPRGTKRFEILELV from the coding sequence GTGGAATTTATCACGCAGGAAGAAAAAGAACGGATCGAAGCCAAGCTGCAAGAGCTGATCGACCGTCGGCCCGAAGTCACCGCCCGGATCGCCGAAGCCCGCTCCCACGGCGACCTCAAGGAAAACGCCGAGTACCACGCGGCCCGTGACGACCAGGGCATGGACGAAGCGGAGATCCGCCGGCTGACCGAGCGCCTGCAAAACGCCCAGGTTGCTGACGACATGGAGCTCCCCGAGAACATGGTCTTCCTCGGCTCGATCGTCAAACTCAAAGACCTCGACGACGGCGACGAGGACCTGTACAAGCTCGTCGGCGAGGCGTCGGGCAACTTCGACGCGGACGAGATCGAAGTCACCGTGAGCAGCCCGCTGGGCGAGGCGTTGATGAAGGCCAGCGTGGGCGACACGATCAAGGCCGAGCTGCCCCGCGGGACCAAGCGGTTCGAGATCCTGGAACTGGTGTAA
- a CDS encoding SpoIIE family protein phosphatase, with product MDHSTPPPPKRDTAAPPPSAPRLSLTDFVDLGTLQEIQDAFASVTRLSTTILDADGQPATLPTDAAKRHQSDLVFEQLIDIDDPATEGTVSETGAKQFQAPITVEGQTLGSIIIEPAGPSTDELAPDLHELEGLADALNLDEVQRQELIDSAELAFGTNRGAAIQFLYLMANAIARLCFEQYHAQQRLEELSVLYRVSTVLAGREDLQQTLDTAARAVADLVKVRAVVIRILKDTEDGPILERRANTGLSDDYINKGKLLVNRSEMLAAALRGETIYIRDMATDPRVYFPEQAREENLASMLCVGIIYQGQAIGTLQLFTDEVRQFTQFDIDLVRAIAQLLAAAIENTRLDEARSENQKMLRQLHLAADVQRRMLPRKMPDVPGYDIAARYVPSFELSGDFYDFINLDHSLGIGVGDVVGKGVAASLLMASVRSSLRAYAQDLYDLDEVISRVNKHMCRDTLESEFVTLWYGTLDRDSGRLTYCNAGHEAPLIVRNGELIPLDIGGMIVGVDRDQAYDKGVWDFQPGDMLLLYTDGLPDAMNAQGERFGRQRTEELLLSVADKPANDALNDILWTVRQFTGPRRATDDTTLIVIKAE from the coding sequence ATGGATCACTCCACCCCCCCACCCCCGAAACGTGACACCGCCGCGCCGCCGCCCTCGGCCCCGCGGCTGTCGCTGACCGACTTCGTGGACCTGGGCACCCTGCAAGAGATCCAGGACGCCTTCGCCTCGGTCACCCGGCTGTCGACCACCATCCTCGACGCCGACGGCCAGCCCGCGACCCTGCCCACCGACGCCGCCAAACGCCACCAGTCCGACCTGGTCTTCGAGCAGCTCATCGACATCGACGACCCCGCGACCGAAGGCACCGTTTCGGAGACCGGAGCCAAGCAGTTCCAGGCGCCCATCACCGTCGAGGGCCAGACGCTGGGCTCGATCATCATCGAGCCGGCCGGCCCGTCGACCGATGAGCTCGCGCCCGACCTGCACGAACTCGAAGGCCTCGCCGATGCGCTGAACCTGGACGAGGTGCAGCGGCAGGAGCTGATCGACTCGGCCGAGCTCGCCTTCGGCACCAACCGCGGCGCGGCGATCCAGTTCCTCTACCTCATGGCCAACGCCATCGCCCGGCTGTGCTTCGAGCAGTACCACGCCCAGCAGCGCCTCGAAGAACTCAGCGTGCTGTACCGCGTGTCTACTGTGCTCGCCGGACGCGAAGACCTGCAGCAGACCCTCGACACCGCCGCCCGCGCCGTGGCCGACCTGGTCAAGGTCCGGGCCGTGGTCATCCGCATCCTCAAGGACACCGAAGACGGGCCGATCCTCGAACGCCGGGCCAACACCGGCTTGTCGGACGACTACATCAACAAGGGTAAGCTCCTGGTCAACCGCAGCGAGATGCTCGCCGCGGCGCTGCGGGGCGAGACGATCTATATCCGCGACATGGCCACCGACCCCCGGGTCTATTTCCCCGAGCAGGCCCGCGAGGAAAACCTTGCGTCGATGCTCTGCGTGGGCATCATCTACCAGGGCCAGGCCATCGGCACGCTGCAGCTCTTCACCGACGAGGTCCGTCAGTTCACGCAGTTCGACATCGACCTGGTCCGCGCAATCGCCCAGCTCCTCGCCGCGGCGATCGAGAACACCCGCCTCGACGAGGCACGTTCTGAAAACCAGAAGATGCTGCGCCAGCTCCACCTCGCCGCGGACGTGCAGCGCCGGATGCTGCCACGCAAGATGCCCGACGTGCCCGGCTACGACATCGCGGCGCGGTACGTGCCGTCGTTCGAGCTGTCGGGCGACTTCTACGACTTCATCAACCTCGACCACTCGCTGGGCATCGGCGTGGGCGACGTGGTCGGCAAAGGCGTCGCGGCATCACTCCTCATGGCCAGCGTCCGCTCGTCGCTGCGCGCCTACGCGCAGGACCTCTACGACCTGGACGAGGTGATCTCGCGGGTGAACAAGCACATGTGCCGCGACACGCTCGAGTCCGAGTTCGTCACGCTGTGGTACGGCACGCTCGACCGCGACTCGGGCCGACTCACCTACTGCAACGCCGGGCACGAAGCGCCGCTTATCGTCCGCAACGGCGAACTGATCCCGCTCGACATCGGCGGCATGATCGTCGGGGTCGACCGCGACCAGGCCTACGACAAGGGCGTCTGGGACTTCCAGCCCGGCGACATGCTGCTGCTCTACACCGACGGCCTGCCTGACGCGATGAACGCCCAGGGCGAACGCTTCGGACGACAACGCACCGAAGAGCTCCTGCTCAGCGTGGCCGACAAGCCCGCCAACGATGCGCTCAACGACATCCTCTGGACCGTCCGCCAGTTCACCGGCCCCCGCCGCGCCACCGACGATACGACGCTGATCGTCATCAAGGCCGAGTGA
- a CDS encoding T9SS C-terminal target domain-containing protein, with translation MCRFSICLLLSLGWFALETERSAAQAPATVTIDLAAQRYLGEESAFDRSKFINVHSRYSAAAEDTRILVEQYDVGFGRFFYSPFASDHGKPPYANRKQLAGPGRQAIDNTKRDEAYRFRTRRQVMTEHPREVMVKDLSPTRAAKYAADYFELFFDEQTMPMFYEPMNEPFVHAGDFHKDQERVRKRMAQVYGAIGKEFDRRKLPVKVVGYSSAWPSMELWDFGHWESRMKMFMDTAGRYMDGFSVHLYDGTNVTGQDNRRSGSNADAILDLIETYSMIKFGEVKPHALTEYGDIPKGFGPEYSDASASAHLNSINHLMFGFIDRQDRILTSIPFITTRSPWFYNNPSNNFQPYGVDIFRPDPSKISNGKVQGFLKTPKIFFYELWKDVRGDRAVSYADDPDIYSHVFVDGDRVYVCLNNLETQPREVRLDHLTPLPEGTTARIRRLHVPEKQAAKYTDETLVDLATELRLEAHEAVILIYQTPEKMEPTKTVRSTPHYSNTHLEKIEANKPIVFRFRDVNVGEGRATLRMSISRKHDRSKAPRVQVNGQEVTVPNDWPGYDQANREDYFGAIPIPVPMEHLEPNTTVRIVFPDTGGRVSTLVLTTEVESSR, from the coding sequence ATGTGTCGATTCAGCATCTGCCTCTTGCTTAGCCTTGGCTGGTTCGCCCTCGAGACGGAGCGATCGGCGGCGCAGGCGCCCGCCACGGTGACGATCGACCTCGCCGCGCAGCGCTACCTCGGCGAGGAGAGCGCTTTCGACCGCAGCAAGTTCATCAACGTGCACTCGCGCTACAGCGCCGCCGCGGAAGACACGCGGATTCTGGTTGAGCAATACGACGTGGGGTTCGGCCGGTTCTTCTACAGCCCCTTCGCCTCCGATCATGGCAAGCCGCCTTACGCCAACCGCAAACAACTGGCGGGCCCGGGGCGTCAAGCCATCGATAACACCAAGCGGGACGAAGCCTACCGGTTCCGGACCCGCCGGCAGGTCATGACCGAGCACCCCCGGGAGGTCATGGTCAAGGATTTGAGTCCCACTCGTGCTGCGAAGTACGCCGCCGACTACTTCGAGTTGTTCTTCGACGAGCAGACCATGCCGATGTTTTATGAGCCGATGAACGAGCCGTTCGTTCACGCGGGTGATTTCCACAAGGACCAGGAGCGCGTGCGCAAACGCATGGCCCAGGTCTACGGCGCGATCGGCAAGGAATTCGATCGGCGCAAGCTCCCGGTGAAGGTTGTCGGTTACTCGAGCGCTTGGCCGTCGATGGAGTTGTGGGACTTCGGGCATTGGGAGAGCCGGATGAAGATGTTCATGGACACCGCCGGGCGGTACATGGACGGCTTTTCGGTTCACCTCTACGACGGCACCAACGTCACCGGCCAGGACAACCGCCGTTCGGGCAGCAACGCTGATGCCATCCTCGACCTCATCGAAACCTACAGCATGATCAAGTTCGGCGAGGTCAAGCCCCACGCTCTCACCGAGTACGGCGATATCCCCAAAGGCTTCGGCCCCGAGTACAGCGACGCCTCGGCCTCGGCCCACCTCAACAGCATCAACCACCTGATGTTTGGCTTCATCGACCGCCAGGACCGCATCCTCACCTCGATCCCGTTCATCACCACCCGCAGCCCCTGGTTCTACAACAATCCCAGCAACAACTTCCAGCCCTACGGCGTCGACATCTTCCGGCCCGACCCCAGCAAGATCAGCAACGGCAAGGTCCAGGGCTTTCTGAAGACTCCGAAGATCTTTTTCTACGAGCTGTGGAAAGACGTCCGCGGCGACCGCGCCGTCAGCTACGCCGACGACCCGGACATCTACTCGCATGTCTTCGTGGATGGCGATCGGGTCTATGTCTGCCTGAATAACCTGGAAACCCAGCCCCGCGAGGTCCGCCTGGATCATCTCACGCCGCTGCCCGAAGGCACCACCGCCCGCATCCGACGGTTGCATGTGCCCGAGAAACAGGCGGCGAAATACACTGATGAAACCCTCGTTGATCTGGCGACTGAGCTTCGGCTCGAGGCCCACGAGGCGGTCATTCTGATCTATCAAACCCCCGAGAAGATGGAACCCACCAAGACGGTCCGCTCGACGCCGCACTACAGCAACACCCACCTCGAGAAGATCGAAGCCAACAAGCCCATCGTGTTCCGCTTCCGAGACGTCAACGTTGGCGAGGGCCGGGCCACGCTGCGGATGTCGATCAGCCGCAAGCACGACCGCAGCAAAGCCCCCAGGGTTCAGGTCAACGGCCAGGAAGTCACGGTCCCTAACGATTGGCCGGGTTACGACCAGGCCAACCGGGAAGATTATTTCGGGGCCATCCCGATCCCCGTGCCGATGGAACACCTCGAACCCAACACGACCGTGCGGATCGTCTTTCCCGATACCGGCGGCCGGGTCAGCACGCTGGTCCTGACCACCGAAGTCGAGTCTTCTCGTTGA
- a CDS encoding acylphosphatase, whose protein sequence is MAMIRETVHYTGRVQGVGFRYTTASLAKDFEVAGTVKNLPDGRVKLVAEGDAQQVAGLIDAVQEAMSGNITDVESNRSLGTGEFGTPGDPRAFRVIL, encoded by the coding sequence ATGGCGATGATCCGCGAAACCGTGCACTACACCGGCCGCGTCCAGGGCGTGGGGTTCCGCTACACCACCGCGAGCCTGGCCAAAGATTTCGAGGTGGCCGGGACGGTGAAGAACCTGCCCGATGGCCGGGTGAAGCTTGTCGCCGAGGGCGACGCCCAGCAGGTGGCGGGGCTGATCGATGCGGTGCAGGAAGCGATGAGCGGTAACATCACCGACGTCGAGTCCAACCGATCGTTGGGCACCGGCGAGTTCGGCACGCCCGGCGACCCCCGCGCGTTCCGGGTGATCCTCTAA
- a CDS encoding TetR/AcrR family transcriptional regulator: MSSARQRILDTAWELFTARGVHATSMDDVIAEAGVAKQTLYNHFPTKPELVQAALAQGDLELRRAVVEQTHAGADAPAERLIEVFAVVSRLLAPLKFSGCTFLGAAAEDRGHRSGVTAVSVMHKRAFEATLEAWAAEAGVEDPARLASQLMVLLNGALMSSLLEANGQAFDRAREVAAVMVDASTT; this comes from the coding sequence ATGTCTTCTGCCCGCCAACGCATCCTCGATACCGCCTGGGAGCTGTTCACCGCCCGCGGGGTGCACGCCACGTCCATGGACGATGTCATCGCCGAGGCGGGCGTGGCCAAGCAGACGCTCTACAACCACTTCCCGACCAAGCCCGAGCTGGTCCAGGCCGCCTTGGCTCAGGGCGATCTGGAACTGCGGCGGGCGGTGGTTGAGCAGACCCACGCCGGGGCCGACGCACCCGCCGAGCGATTGATCGAGGTGTTCGCGGTGGTGTCGCGCCTGCTTGCGCCACTGAAATTCTCCGGGTGTACTTTCCTGGGCGCCGCGGCCGAGGACCGCGGGCACCGCAGCGGGGTCACGGCCGTGTCGGTCATGCACAAGCGGGCGTTCGAGGCCACGCTGGAAGCGTGGGCGGCCGAGGCGGGTGTTGAGGATCCTGCGCGGCTGGCCAGTCAGTTGATGGTGCTGCTCAACGGGGCGCTCATGTCTTCGCTGCTCGAGGCCAACGGGCAGGCTTTTGATCGCGCCCGGGAGGTTGCGGCGGTGATGGTTGATGCTTCCACGACCTAA
- a CDS encoding glycoside hydrolase family protein: MPETEAPMSQFAQSLSPVGRILEDPDYNVWGCSPIYGDDGRVHVFYARWKNVYHHEGWVTACEVGHAVSKEPNQPGGPYEILEPALVPAGNPVSEGGLGNEDAWDADSIHNPTVYRVGDKFVLFYMGATCKPAGCDRDMLVGMSREEVKPYFHRTVGTKRVGMAMADSLDGPWERVGTDGQILHVGEDGAWDDYVVSNPAFCVTPDGKFRLYYKGWNGGDERRGHSNRKYGYAEAENLTGPYIKHENNPVIDFSHIHEDMQCEDAYIWHEEGRYHAVLRDMGFYNHEYGLKFTSVDGVSWGDPEVAFLDAPSYFDEAMPGLDREGRFERPQMLMKNGVPDYLFCAYRGGKYKTSSGVVLKVNRNGSA; the protein is encoded by the coding sequence ATGCCCGAAACCGAAGCCCCGATGTCCCAGTTCGCCCAGAGCCTGTCGCCCGTCGGCCGGATCCTGGAGGACCCCGATTACAACGTCTGGGGCTGCTCGCCGATCTACGGCGACGACGGCCGGGTACACGTCTTCTACGCCCGTTGGAAAAACGTCTACCACCACGAAGGCTGGGTCACCGCCTGCGAGGTCGGCCACGCGGTGTCGAAAGAGCCCAACCAGCCCGGCGGGCCATACGAGATTCTTGAGCCGGCGCTGGTCCCCGCGGGCAACCCCGTGTCCGAAGGCGGGCTGGGCAACGAAGACGCTTGGGACGCCGACTCGATCCACAACCCCACGGTCTACCGTGTCGGCGACAAGTTCGTGCTGTTCTACATGGGCGCGACCTGCAAGCCCGCCGGCTGCGACCGCGACATGCTCGTGGGCATGAGCCGGGAAGAAGTGAAGCCCTACTTCCACCGCACCGTCGGCACCAAACGCGTCGGCATGGCGATGGCCGACAGCCTCGACGGGCCCTGGGAACGCGTCGGCACCGATGGCCAGATCCTCCACGTCGGCGAAGACGGCGCCTGGGACGACTACGTCGTGTCGAACCCCGCCTTCTGCGTCACCCCCGACGGCAAGTTCCGCCTGTACTACAAGGGGTGGAACGGCGGCGACGAACGACGCGGCCACTCCAACCGCAAGTACGGCTACGCCGAGGCCGAGAACCTCACCGGCCCGTACATCAAGCACGAGAACAACCCCGTCATCGACTTCAGTCACATCCACGAAGACATGCAGTGCGAGGACGCCTACATCTGGCACGAAGAGGGCCGGTACCACGCGGTGCTGCGTGACATGGGCTTCTACAACCACGAGTACGGCCTGAAGTTCACCTCCGTCGACGGCGTGAGCTGGGGCGACCCGGAAGTCGCGTTCCTCGATGCGCCGTCCTACTTCGACGAAGCCATGCCCGGCCTCGACCGCGAGGGCCGCTTCGAACGCCCGCAGATGCTGATGAAAAACGGCGTGCCCGACTACCTGTTCTGCGCCTACCGCGGCGGCAAGTACAAGACCTCGTCGGGCGTCGTGCTCAAGGTCAACCGCAACGGCTCGGCCTGA
- a CDS encoding sulfatase-like hydrolase/transferase: MRHLLAVLSVALLGLGLGVYFAPNVVAGEPIGPGTKPNIIVVYADDISARELPIYGSSVWTRPGRVVDDHETSDPAFLAKTPVMDQMATEGVWIKNAWAATVCGPSRAMMMTGRYAHQHKWWHNKDKGKYVNAKGKKEIWPLYASSPLEMGTVAQQSGYATMWAGKTQMAGDIREFGFDEGLFTPGAGLDGYSPYTDFSILTKKVDGERILINQDTGKPGGLYQVSGYFWQPGATMMNHPDAPGEIVWWPYTEQQKAEYGLTTYAPDVELDYIFDFMERKTAENKPFFVYHTSHLGHAQFDWFHPESNIKYPGTPIIEWDGSRYTRTEPKITGDNGVYDTHGTVTEPGMHSHVEYLDYQMWLYREKLEELGIADNTIVIFTADNGTHGYGKSRWFRQVGPHVPFIIYAPGMTKQGEQDVLVNISDILPTIAELGGFEFPEGYEIDGTSLVPFLFTDQEAHRDWVYAWQREGQILRGELVLIDGAGDWYDVSQTPDDLDDFPKITDWSKVSEAHRAERDELLAILPRFDLHATERNAPNAQ, from the coding sequence ATGCGTCACCTGCTTGCGGTTCTGTCGGTCGCCCTGCTGGGGCTGGGCTTGGGTGTTTATTTCGCGCCGAACGTGGTGGCCGGCGAGCCGATCGGCCCGGGGACCAAGCCCAACATCATCGTGGTGTATGCCGACGACATCAGTGCCCGCGAGCTGCCGATCTACGGCTCTTCGGTCTGGACCCGGCCCGGGCGTGTGGTGGACGACCACGAGACCAGCGACCCCGCCTTCCTCGCCAAGACGCCGGTGATGGATCAGATGGCCACCGAGGGTGTGTGGATCAAGAACGCGTGGGCGGCGACGGTCTGCGGCCCCAGCCGGGCGATGATGATGACCGGCCGATATGCCCACCAGCACAAGTGGTGGCACAACAAAGACAAGGGAAAGTACGTCAACGCCAAGGGCAAGAAAGAGATTTGGCCGCTCTACGCCAGCTCGCCGCTGGAGATGGGTACGGTCGCGCAGCAATCCGGCTACGCCACCATGTGGGCGGGCAAGACCCAGATGGCCGGCGACATCCGTGAGTTCGGCTTCGACGAGGGGCTGTTCACCCCCGGCGCCGGCCTCGACGGCTACAGCCCGTACACCGACTTCAGCATCCTCACCAAGAAAGTCGACGGCGAGCGCATCCTCATCAACCAGGACACCGGCAAGCCCGGCGGGCTCTACCAGGTCAGCGGCTACTTCTGGCAGCCCGGCGCGACCATGATGAACCACCCCGATGCGCCCGGCGAGATCGTGTGGTGGCCCTACACCGAGCAGCAGAAAGCCGAGTACGGCCTGACGACCTACGCCCCGGATGTCGAGCTCGACTACATCTTCGATTTCATGGAACGCAAAACCGCTGAGAACAAGCCGTTTTTCGTGTACCACACCTCGCACCTCGGCCACGCCCAGTTCGACTGGTTCCACCCCGAGAGCAACATCAAATACCCCGGCACCCCGATCATCGAATGGGACGGCAGCCGGTACACCCGCACCGAACCGAAAATCACCGGCGACAACGGCGTGTACGACACCCACGGCACCGTCACCGAGCCGGGCATGCACTCCCACGTCGAATACCTCGATTACCAGATGTGGCTGTACCGTGAGAAGCTCGAGGAGTTGGGCATCGCCGACAACACCATCGTGATTTTCACCGCCGACAACGGCACGCACGGCTACGGCAAGTCGCGCTGGTTCCGCCAGGTCGGCCCGCACGTGCCGTTCATCATCTACGCCCCGGGCATGACCAAGCAGGGCGAGCAGGATGTGCTGGTGAACATCTCCGACATCCTGCCCACGATCGCCGAGCTCGGCGGGTTCGAGTTTCCCGAGGGCTACGAGATCGACGGCACCAGCCTCGTGCCGTTCCTCTTCACCGATCAGGAAGCCCACCGCGACTGGGTCTACGCCTGGCAGCGCGAGGGCCAGATCCTCCGCGGCGAGCTGGTGCTGATTGACGGCGCGGGCGACTGGTACGACGTCTCGCAAACCCCAGACGACCTGGACGACTTCCCCAAGATCACCGACTGGAGCAAGGTGTCCGAAGCCCACCGGGCCGAGCGTGACGAGTTGCTGGCGATCCTGCCGCGGTTCGATCTGCACGCCACCGAACGCAACGCTCCGAACGCTCAGTAA
- a CDS encoding mandelate racemase/muconate lactonizing enzyme family protein gives MVDPVASVEVFTLTRQPDRPYLGSDEFDAPPNAQGYVVRTANRTVYPTFQRSVLVRCTTQQGLVGWGETYGIVAPGAVGAIINDLLAGFTIGRDPSDPAAVYDDLYDLMRVRGYSGGFYVDALAAIDIALWDIAAKQAGCTVAALISETHRNTIPAYVSGLPRRTLQERGELAVEWQGKGFDAFKFASPASDQGVATELEYLRELLGPDAQIACDLQWNHTAEHAIELIRAMEPHGLWFAEAPVLTEDIDGLAAVAETVDAPVAVGEEWRTDHDLRLRLGRCPIAIVQPEMGHTGITNFLRIGQLAAEHDLKMLPHATIGAGVFLAASLHASAALDAVAGHEFQHAVFRSNREMIDSDMACDRGLYRLPTGPGLGITPSKAAFDLLQPI, from the coding sequence ATGGTCGACCCCGTCGCGTCCGTCGAAGTCTTCACGCTGACCCGCCAGCCGGACCGCCCGTATCTCGGCAGCGACGAGTTCGACGCGCCGCCCAACGCCCAGGGCTACGTCGTGCGCACCGCGAATCGCACGGTTTACCCGACGTTTCAACGCTCGGTGCTGGTCCGCTGCACCACGCAGCAAGGCCTCGTGGGCTGGGGCGAGACCTACGGCATCGTCGCCCCCGGCGCGGTGGGCGCGATCATCAACGACCTCCTGGCCGGCTTCACCATCGGGCGCGACCCGTCCGATCCCGCAGCGGTCTACGACGACCTCTACGACCTCATGCGTGTGCGCGGCTACAGCGGCGGGTTCTACGTGGATGCGCTGGCGGCGATCGACATCGCGCTGTGGGACATCGCGGCCAAGCAGGCGGGCTGCACGGTGGCGGCGCTCATCAGTGAAACGCACCGCAACACAATCCCCGCCTACGTATCGGGTTTGCCTCGGCGAACGCTGCAGGAGCGCGGCGAGCTGGCGGTCGAATGGCAGGGCAAGGGGTTCGATGCGTTTAAGTTTGCATCGCCCGCGTCGGACCAAGGCGTGGCGACCGAGCTCGAATATCTGCGGGAACTGTTGGGGCCCGATGCGCAGATCGCGTGTGACCTGCAGTGGAACCACACCGCCGAGCATGCGATCGAGTTGATCCGCGCGATGGAGCCCCACGGCCTGTGGTTCGCCGAGGCCCCGGTGCTGACCGAAGACATCGACGGCCTCGCCGCGGTCGCGGAGACGGTGGACGCCCCCGTCGCGGTGGGGGAGGAGTGGCGGACCGACCACGACCTGCGTTTGCGCCTCGGCCGATGCCCCATCGCGATCGTGCAGCCGGAGATGGGCCACACCGGCATCACGAACTTCCTCCGCATCGGCCAGCTCGCGGCAGAACACGACCTGAAGATGCTGCCGCACGCGACGATCGGCGCGGGCGTCTTCCTCGCGGCGAGCCTGCATGCGAGCGCGGCGCTCGATGCCGTGGCCGGCCACGAGTTTCAGCACGCGGTCTTCCGGTCCAACCGCGAGATGATCGACAGCGACATGGCCTGCGACCGCGGCCTCTACCGCTTGCCCACGGGCCCCGGCCTGGGAATCACGCCGTCCAAAGCCGCCTTTGACCTCCTGCAACCGATCTAA
- a CDS encoding dihydrodipicolinate synthase family protein, with protein MAETLQGILPVLPTPFDADGGIDLPAMPRLVRFALDAGVHGVVFPGFASEVEHLTADERLALLKSVVDAVGGAVPIVAGASGPDVESVVEHGRAAAELGIPWLMIQPPKSIGSEAAEVVRFMTEVADGLTDSRFVLQNAPAPRGSDLSAATLRELAAAVPQIAYIKEETLPSGPSISALLDEPPVSLRGVIGGGGARYILDEYQRGACAVMPALELADEHVALDRAWRSGDRATARSIYVRTLPLLVLQAVYRMRLTKHTLVRRGVLEHTTVRAPTPEMDAAAVADVDANLAELGLVPAAPA; from the coding sequence ATGGCTGAGACCCTCCAGGGCATCTTGCCGGTGCTGCCGACGCCGTTCGATGCGGACGGCGGGATCGACCTGCCGGCGATGCCGAGGCTGGTGCGGTTTGCGTTGGACGCGGGCGTGCACGGCGTGGTGTTCCCCGGGTTCGCCAGCGAGGTCGAACACCTCACGGCAGACGAACGGCTGGCGCTGCTGAAGAGCGTGGTCGATGCGGTCGGCGGGGCGGTGCCGATCGTGGCAGGGGCGAGCGGGCCGGACGTTGAGTCGGTGGTGGAGCATGGTCGAGCGGCCGCCGAGCTGGGCATCCCGTGGTTGATGATCCAGCCGCCGAAATCAATCGGTTCGGAAGCGGCAGAAGTCGTCCGCTTCATGACGGAAGTCGCCGACGGCTTGACCGATTCGCGTTTCGTGTTGCAGAACGCTCCGGCCCCGCGCGGCTCGGACCTGTCCGCTGCGACGCTGCGCGAACTCGCCGCCGCTGTACCGCAGATCGCCTATATCAAGGAAGAAACGCTGCCCTCGGGCCCGTCGATCTCGGCGCTGCTCGATGAGCCGCCCGTATCGCTGCGCGGGGTGATTGGCGGAGGCGGGGCGCGGTACATCCTCGACGAATACCAGCGCGGGGCCTGCGCCGTGATGCCAGCGCTGGAGTTGGCCGACGAACACGTCGCGCTCGACCGGGCGTGGCGCTCGGGGGATCGGGCGACGGCCCGGAGTATCTATGTGCGTACGCTGCCCCTGCTCGTGCTGCAGGCCGTGTACCGGATGCGACTGACCAAGCACACGCTGGTGCGCCGCGGTGTGTTGGAGCACACGACCGTCCGCGCCCCCACGCCGGAGATGGACGCCGCGGCCGTGGCCGACGTCGATGCGAATCTTGCCGAGCTCGGCCTCGTCCCCGCCGCGCCCGCTTAA
- a CDS encoding YebC/PmpR family DNA-binding transcriptional regulator: MAGHSKWANIRHRKGRQDAKRSKIWSKCSRAIIVAAKNGGGDPAMNLTLRYAIDEAKAANMPKDTIQKAIDKGSGDGEGASYEEIRYEGYGPAGVAVMLDLLTDNRNRTASEVRYLFEKYNGNLGATGCVSYMFEQKGEIFLEKSKIDEEALMDLALEAGAEDIADEGEAWHITTAPSDYTAVRDALEAADLEIDSATLAMVPDNHVAVEGNDVQKVLTFIEMIEDHDDVQKLHHNAEIDDEAMAALDG, encoded by the coding sequence ATGGCCGGACACAGCAAATGGGCCAACATCCGTCACCGCAAGGGCCGTCAGGACGCCAAGCGTTCGAAGATCTGGTCCAAGTGCAGCCGGGCGATCATCGTCGCGGCGAAGAACGGCGGCGGCGACCCGGCCATGAACCTCACGCTCCGCTACGCCATCGACGAAGCCAAAGCCGCCAACATGCCCAAGGACACGATCCAGAAGGCGATCGACAAGGGCAGCGGCGACGGCGAAGGCGCGAGCTACGAAGAGATCCGCTACGAGGGCTACGGCCCCGCGGGTGTCGCGGTCATGCTCGACCTGCTGACCGACAACCGCAACCGCACCGCCAGCGAAGTCCGCTACCTCTTCGAGAAGTACAACGGCAACCTCGGCGCGACCGGCTGCGTGTCGTACATGTTCGAGCAGAAGGGCGAGATCTTCCTGGAGAAATCCAAGATCGACGAAGAAGCGTTGATGGACTTGGCCTTGGAAGCCGGGGCCGAGGACATCGCCGACGAGGGCGAGGCCTGGCACATCACCACCGCGCCCAGCGACTACACCGCCGTGCGTGATGCGCTCGAGGCCGCGGACCTGGAGATCGACTCGGCCACGCTGGCGATGGTGCCCGACAACCACGTCGCGGTCGAGGGCAACGACGTGCAGAAGGTGCTGACCTTCATCGAGATGATCGAAGACCACGACGACGTGCAGAAGCTGCACCACAACGCCGAGATCGATGACGAGGCGATGGCGGCGCTCGATGGCTGA